The following are encoded in a window of Chondrinema litorale genomic DNA:
- a CDS encoding glycoside hydrolase family 30 protein codes for MVLSALWSCSTIVKEEKVGENNNVKNEIWLTTSDRSVLFQKQSSPLKSSKVKGENIISISPEKEFQTMDGFGFTLTGGSALHIHNMEADARMTLLTELFATDKKNIGISYLRVSIGASDLDAVPFSYNDLEKGETDESLSKFSIEEDQKHLIPVLKEILKIAPDIKILGSPWSPPTWMKTNEDTRGGSLKPEYYDAYARYFVKYIEAMQAENIRIDAITIQNEPLHPGNNPSLLMLPEQQAEFIKNHLGPTFEKTGIKTKIILYDHNADRPDYPITILDDPEAKKFVDGSAFHLYAGEIDALSQVHEAHPDKHLYFTEQWIGAPGDFPVDLDWHTKTLIVGASRNWCKTVLEWNLANDPNMEPHTDRGGCDRCLGAVTIDGNEVTRNPAYYIIAHASKFVRPGSKRIDSNLPKDLPNVAFKTPEGNVVLIVFNDAEKKLDYQIELEGELFEASQAASSVATYILNNQKS; via the coding sequence ATGGTTTTAAGTGCTCTTTGGAGTTGCTCGACTATAGTTAAAGAAGAAAAAGTAGGTGAAAATAACAATGTAAAAAATGAGATTTGGCTTACTACTTCAGATCGATCTGTACTTTTCCAAAAGCAATCATCTCCTTTAAAATCCAGCAAAGTAAAAGGTGAAAATATCATCAGTATTAGTCCAGAAAAAGAATTCCAAACAATGGATGGATTTGGCTTTACTTTAACCGGTGGAAGCGCTTTGCACATCCACAATATGGAAGCTGATGCTAGAATGACATTACTCACAGAACTTTTTGCAACTGATAAAAAAAATATTGGGATTAGTTATTTGAGAGTCAGTATAGGGGCATCAGATTTGGATGCAGTGCCTTTCTCATATAATGATTTAGAAAAAGGAGAGACTGATGAAAGCCTATCTAAATTCAGTATCGAAGAAGATCAAAAACATTTAATTCCGGTATTGAAGGAGATTCTCAAAATAGCTCCCGATATTAAAATACTTGGTTCACCTTGGTCGCCTCCCACTTGGATGAAAACCAATGAAGACACTAGAGGTGGAAGCCTAAAACCCGAATATTACGATGCTTATGCGAGATATTTTGTAAAATACATCGAAGCCATGCAGGCTGAAAACATTAGAATAGATGCAATTACAATCCAAAATGAACCATTGCATCCGGGTAATAACCCTAGTTTGTTGATGTTGCCAGAGCAGCAGGCAGAGTTTATCAAAAACCATTTAGGACCAACTTTCGAAAAAACAGGCATCAAAACTAAAATTATACTTTACGACCATAATGCAGATCGCCCAGATTATCCGATTACAATTTTGGATGATCCTGAAGCGAAGAAATTTGTAGATGGTTCTGCTTTTCATTTGTATGCAGGTGAGATTGATGCACTTTCTCAAGTGCACGAAGCACATCCAGATAAGCACTTGTATTTTACAGAACAATGGATTGGTGCACCGGGAGATTTCCCAGTAGATTTAGATTGGCATACAAAAACTCTAATAGTTGGAGCGAGTAGAAATTGGTGCAAAACAGTACTAGAATGGAATTTGGCAAACGACCCAAATATGGAACCGCATACAGACAGGGGCGGTTGCGATCGATGCCTTGGTGCAGTTACGATAGATGGTAACGAAGTAACACGAAATCCGGCTTATTACATCATTGCGCATGCATCTAAATTTGTAAGACCCGGATCAAAAAGAATAGACTCAAATCTACCCAAAGACTTACCGAATGTAGCCTTTAAAACACCAGAAGGCAATGTGGTTTTAATTGTATTTAATGATGCAGAGAAGAAACTCGATTATCAAATCGAATTGGAAGGAGAGTTATTTGAGGCAAGTCAGGCTGCTAGTTCGGTAGCTACCTATATTCTTAATAATCAAAAATCATGA
- a CDS encoding PKD domain-containing protein, translated as MKTRNIFNAFLCTALASQLFIACTPDDSDQELGPKPEATFTVDEVSGETNTYMLTNTTNGAFISSWNLGDGNGFSNGDQVITAYFPDQGSYDVQLFTLNNGGMDTSDVQTIVVETTDPVAGNLIMGSKMDEDALDYWTTFGISDGVSFNLADGKLTATGGSWGHAGVYQAIDVVAGKQYKFAMNVSGSGATDVWFEVYFGTEKPVDGQDYSSAENQLALNTWAGCGNSEFNGNIANIACEGALMGEGGLITFEESGTIYLVMKTGGADLGTTGISIDNVELRGTK; from the coding sequence ATGAAAACAAGAAATATATTTAATGCATTTCTGTGTACAGCTTTAGCTTCACAGCTTTTTATAGCTTGTACACCAGATGATTCAGATCAAGAATTAGGTCCAAAACCAGAGGCAACTTTTACAGTAGATGAGGTTTCTGGTGAAACGAATACTTACATGTTAACCAACACCACGAATGGCGCTTTTATAAGTTCTTGGAATTTGGGTGATGGCAACGGATTTTCAAATGGCGATCAAGTAATTACGGCATATTTTCCAGATCAAGGTTCATACGATGTGCAATTGTTTACACTCAACAATGGCGGTATGGATACTTCGGATGTACAAACTATTGTAGTAGAAACTACCGATCCTGTAGCGGGTAACCTAATTATGGGAAGCAAAATGGATGAAGATGCCCTTGATTACTGGACAACATTTGGCATTAGCGATGGTGTAAGTTTTAATTTGGCAGATGGTAAACTAACAGCGACAGGTGGAAGCTGGGGGCATGCAGGTGTTTACCAAGCAATTGATGTAGTAGCAGGCAAGCAGTACAAATTTGCCATGAATGTATCTGGCAGTGGTGCTACCGATGTTTGGTTCGAAGTTTATTTTGGAACAGAAAAACCAGTGGATGGGCAAGATTATTCATCTGCAGAAAATCAATTGGCTTTAAATACTTGGGCCGGTTGTGGTAACTCAGAATTCAATGGAAATATAGCAAATATTGCTTGCGAAGGTGCTCTAATGGGCGAAGGTGGTTTAATTACTTTCGAAGAAAGTGGAACCATTTATTTAGTAATGAAAACTGGTGGTGCAGATTTAGGCACAACCGGTATTTCGATAGATAATGTAGAATTGAGAGGAACAAAATAA
- a CDS encoding RagB/SusD family nutrient uptake outer membrane protein gives MKFIYIKYFVVVTLLAQILGACSDDYLEVEPKGRSLEENYYRNEDEAYNGLVAVYDVVGWVGGGYVTKITATISASDNHYAGGGSATDVTSLQVWNDYSLDPANGPQGELWTKGYSGVFRANILLSKLPDVDMDESLKNRFTAESRFLRAYFYFDLIRFFKNIPLLTEPVEPSNFYTVEQNSREEVYAAIEEDLLAAIPNLPEDIDLSTEAGRATKGAAIALLGKVYLQQEKFSQAVEQLAKVNGTTPGAASELGGYALLANYGDLWTTSNKFNTESIFEINKTSSSNAVWDCIGCTEGNIISIMSNPRDYAANTADAPQIVSGWSFYPITQNLVNAFESGDERYPYTVLNIDSLANAGVVNYTPGYMNTGYFLAKYAGTIADQSTGGGNMELNFPKNLYEIRLADTYLLEAEALVRGGGNQARAQALLDAIRERAGLASVPANIENIIHERRVELASEGHRWFDLIRNGLATQYLGEFGFVEGKHEYLPIPLLELTNTELQQDPAY, from the coding sequence ATGAAATTCATATATATAAAATATTTCGTAGTAGTTACTTTGCTTGCTCAAATACTTGGAGCTTGTAGTGACGATTATTTGGAAGTAGAACCAAAGGGCAGAAGCCTAGAAGAAAATTATTACCGTAACGAAGACGAAGCTTATAATGGCTTAGTGGCAGTATACGATGTAGTTGGTTGGGTAGGTGGAGGATATGTTACCAAAATAACAGCAACCATTTCCGCTTCTGATAACCACTATGCAGGTGGTGGTAGTGCAACTGATGTAACCTCTTTACAGGTTTGGAATGATTATTCACTAGACCCAGCAAACGGCCCACAAGGAGAATTATGGACTAAAGGTTATTCTGGTGTATTTAGAGCAAACATTTTGCTTTCTAAACTGCCTGATGTAGATATGGATGAGAGTTTAAAGAACAGGTTTACTGCTGAATCCAGATTTTTAAGAGCTTATTTTTACTTCGATTTAATTAGGTTTTTCAAAAATATTCCATTGTTAACAGAACCTGTAGAACCAAGTAACTTTTATACTGTAGAGCAAAACTCAAGAGAAGAAGTTTATGCAGCAATCGAAGAAGATTTGTTGGCAGCTATACCAAACTTACCAGAAGATATAGACTTAAGCACAGAGGCAGGCAGAGCAACAAAAGGAGCAGCCATTGCTTTACTTGGTAAGGTGTATTTACAGCAAGAGAAATTCTCTCAGGCAGTAGAGCAATTGGCTAAAGTAAACGGTACTACGCCGGGTGCTGCCAGTGAGTTGGGAGGATACGCATTATTAGCAAATTACGGAGATCTCTGGACTACATCTAACAAGTTTAACACAGAATCAATCTTCGAAATAAACAAAACATCGTCTTCTAATGCTGTTTGGGATTGTATCGGTTGTACAGAAGGTAATATTATTAGCATTATGTCTAATCCGAGAGACTATGCTGCTAACACTGCAGATGCACCACAGATAGTTTCAGGTTGGAGTTTTTATCCAATTACACAAAATCTGGTGAATGCGTTTGAAAGTGGAGACGAAAGATATCCATATACAGTATTAAACATCGATAGTTTGGCAAACGCAGGTGTAGTAAACTATACACCGGGTTATATGAATACAGGATACTTTTTGGCAAAATATGCTGGTACCATAGCAGATCAGTCAACTGGTGGTGGTAATATGGAATTGAATTTCCCAAAAAACCTTTACGAAATTAGGTTGGCAGATACTTACCTACTCGAAGCTGAAGCACTAGTAAGAGGTGGTGGAAACCAAGCCAGAGCACAAGCATTGTTAGATGCAATTAGAGAAAGAGCAGGCTTAGCTTCTGTGCCAGCAAATATCGAAAACATCATACACGAAAGAAGAGTTGAGTTGGCTTCTGAAGGTCACCGATGGTTCGATTTGATTCGTAACGGTTTGGCAACTCAATATCTTGGAGAATTCGGATTTGTAGAAGGCAAACATGAGTATTTACCAATTCCATTGTTGGAGTTAACCAATACAGAATTACAACAAGATCCGGCTTATTAA
- a CDS encoding SusC/RagA family TonB-linked outer membrane protein, which translates to MKNGLLHLLIACLSMLCLSQQAFSQDDVVTGTIISAEDGEPVIGASIQIKGTTSGTITDIDGKYKLSRVPSNGVLIVSYIGFESQEIEVAGRNQIDISLSTDIQQLEEIVVIGYGQQKKSVVTGAITSIKAADLETLPINNVGQALQGRTSGITIASNNGQPGSGATIRVRGITSFGGSGNDPLWVVDGVVVDNGGIGYLNQSDIESIEVLKDAASQAIYGARAAAGVVLVTTKKGKSGKLNVNYSGYYGTSSPARRLNLTNATEYATLRNESSIAAGGGVVYSDPQALGEGTDWQDQIFNNDARRQNHELSISGGNEVSTFHMSFGYLEQDGIVATEISQYKRVNVRLNSTHKLTKWLTVGENVGYAHNKSIGLGNTNNEFGGPLSSAINLDPITPAIVTDANLANSALYLNNPVMRDDFGRPYGISPYVGQEITNPLAYMQTRLGNYSWGDNIIGNVFAELKPIEGLTLRTTLGGKLAFWGDESFTPIFYLNSSTQNTQTSYSRGTNRRYDYNLENTISYSRKFGDHDLTLLVGQGAYRDNNTYNVNLQVFGIPVDNFDDASLNYKVPPTSENADGYENPAHTVSSLFSRVTYNFKEKYLLTALLRRDGSSRFGNNNKYGVFPSASLGWVTSAEDFWPQNNVVTFLKIRGGYGVVGNDNIGDFAYLSTISPGRNYTIGTSGEYTIGYSPDAPSNPDLKWEETSQTNIGFEASLFDNLDVTFDWYKKVTTGLLMNPRIPGYIGAISNPAANVGDMENTGLELELSYRKSIGKLDLTVSGNVSHLSNKVTYLGEGIEYREDDQQTFQASTYPITRVALGHALHSFYGFKTQGIFQNEQDIQNHLNSEGQLIQPNAAPGDFIWADLNDDGEITQEDRTFIGSPIPDWTYGLTIKANYKNFDLTIFGQGVAGNEIFQGLRRLDIANSNYQADALGRWTGEGTSNDFPRLIDGDPNNNFSNPSDFYLQKGDYFRLKNIQLGYTLPSTLVSKIGLQKTRVYVMSENLFTLTNYTGYDPEIGGNVMSIDRGIYPQARSFMVGLNFSL; encoded by the coding sequence ATGAAAAATGGATTATTACATTTGCTCATAGCATGTTTAAGCATGTTGTGCCTCTCCCAACAAGCATTCTCACAAGACGACGTAGTAACGGGTACAATTATTTCGGCAGAAGATGGTGAGCCGGTAATTGGTGCTAGTATTCAAATAAAAGGAACTACTTCTGGTACCATTACAGATATCGATGGTAAATATAAATTGAGTAGGGTACCGTCAAACGGTGTTTTAATTGTCTCTTATATTGGTTTTGAATCGCAAGAAATAGAAGTTGCCGGTCGTAATCAAATAGATATTTCACTCAGTACAGATATTCAACAGTTGGAAGAAATTGTTGTAATCGGTTATGGACAGCAAAAGAAAAGCGTGGTTACTGGTGCGATTACCAGTATTAAAGCTGCTGATTTAGAAACACTGCCAATTAACAATGTAGGGCAGGCCTTACAAGGTAGAACTTCGGGTATTACCATTGCTTCTAACAACGGACAGCCGGGCTCTGGTGCAACTATTAGAGTTAGAGGTATTACTTCATTTGGAGGTTCTGGAAACGATCCGCTTTGGGTGGTAGATGGTGTTGTTGTAGATAACGGTGGTATTGGTTACCTAAACCAGTCAGACATTGAGTCTATAGAAGTATTAAAAGATGCAGCTTCGCAAGCAATCTACGGTGCACGTGCTGCTGCAGGTGTAGTTTTAGTTACAACCAAAAAAGGTAAATCAGGTAAGTTAAATGTAAATTATAGTGGCTACTACGGTACTTCTTCACCAGCAAGAAGATTAAACCTGACTAATGCCACTGAATATGCTACATTGAGAAATGAATCTTCAATTGCAGCAGGTGGAGGTGTAGTTTATTCCGATCCACAAGCATTAGGTGAAGGAACTGACTGGCAAGATCAAATTTTTAATAATGATGCTCGCAGACAAAACCACGAGTTAAGCATTAGTGGTGGTAACGAAGTTTCTACTTTCCATATGTCTTTTGGTTACCTTGAGCAAGATGGAATTGTTGCAACAGAAATTTCTCAATATAAAAGGGTAAACGTTCGATTAAACTCTACCCACAAATTAACCAAGTGGTTAACAGTTGGTGAAAATGTAGGTTATGCGCACAACAAATCCATTGGTTTAGGTAATACCAACAATGAGTTTGGTGGCCCATTAAGTTCGGCAATTAACCTAGACCCAATTACTCCGGCAATTGTTACAGATGCTAATTTGGCTAACTCGGCATTGTATCTAAATAACCCGGTAATGAGAGATGATTTTGGCAGACCTTACGGAATATCTCCATATGTTGGTCAAGAAATTACCAACCCACTTGCTTACATGCAAACACGTTTAGGAAATTATAGTTGGGGCGATAATATTATCGGTAACGTATTCGCAGAATTAAAACCAATCGAAGGTTTAACCCTTAGAACCACACTTGGAGGTAAATTGGCATTTTGGGGAGATGAGAGCTTTACACCGATTTTTTATCTGAATTCATCTACACAAAATACGCAGACTTCGTACTCAAGAGGTACTAATAGAAGATACGATTACAACCTAGAAAATACCATTTCTTATTCGAGAAAATTTGGCGATCATGATCTAACCTTATTAGTTGGTCAAGGTGCTTATAGAGACAATAATACTTACAATGTTAATTTGCAGGTTTTCGGTATTCCGGTTGATAATTTTGATGATGCCTCTCTTAATTACAAAGTTCCGCCAACATCAGAAAATGCTGATGGTTACGAGAACCCAGCCCACACCGTCTCTTCATTATTTTCTAGGGTAACTTATAACTTTAAAGAAAAATATCTTTTAACTGCATTGCTTAGAAGAGATGGTTCTTCAAGATTTGGTAACAACAATAAATATGGTGTGTTCCCTTCAGCATCTCTAGGTTGGGTAACTTCTGCAGAAGATTTCTGGCCACAAAATAATGTAGTTACTTTCCTTAAAATTAGAGGTGGTTATGGTGTTGTTGGTAATGATAATATTGGTGATTTCGCTTACCTTTCTACTATAAGCCCGGGAAGAAATTATACAATTGGTACTTCAGGAGAATATACCATTGGCTATAGCCCAGATGCACCATCTAACCCAGATTTGAAGTGGGAAGAAACCAGCCAAACAAACATTGGTTTTGAAGCAAGCTTATTTGATAACCTAGATGTTACTTTCGATTGGTACAAAAAAGTGACGACTGGTCTTTTAATGAACCCAAGAATACCGGGATATATCGGTGCAATTTCTAATCCTGCTGCTAACGTAGGAGATATGGAAAACACAGGTCTTGAGTTAGAGTTGAGTTACAGAAAGAGCATAGGGAAACTTGATTTAACTGTAAGTGGAAACGTTTCGCATCTTTCTAATAAAGTTACTTATTTAGGTGAGGGAATTGAATATAGAGAAGATGATCAGCAAACTTTCCAAGCAAGTACTTATCCGATAACTCGCGTAGCTTTGGGGCATGCACTACACTCTTTCTACGGGTTTAAAACACAGGGAATATTCCAAAACGAACAGGATATTCAAAACCATTTAAACTCAGAAGGTCAGTTAATTCAACCTAATGCAGCTCCTGGCGATTTTATTTGGGCAGACCTTAACGACGATGGAGAAATCACTCAAGAAGACCGTACTTTTATTGGTAGCCCAATTCCAGACTGGACTTATGGTTTAACAATTAAAGCCAACTACAAAAACTTCGACCTTACCATTTTTGGCCAAGGGGTTGCTGGCAACGAAATTTTCCAAGGTTTAAGAAGGTTGGATATTGCTAACTCTAACTATCAGGCAGATGCACTAGGTCGTTGGACTGGTGAGGGTACTTCAAACGATTTTCCAAGATTAATTGATGGAGATCCTAATAATAACTTCAGCAACCCATCAGACTTCTACTTACAAAAAGGCGATTATTTCAGATTGAAAAACATTCAGCTTGGCTATACGCTACCATCTACATTAGTAAGTAAAATCGGTTTGCAAAAAACAAGAGTGTATGTAATGAGTGAAAACCTTTTCACCCTTACCAACTACACTGGTTACGATCCAGAAATTGGTGGAAATGTAATGAGTATCGACCGTGGTATTTACCCTCAGGCACGCTCATTTATGGTAGGTCTTAACTTCAGTCTTTAA
- a CDS encoding carbohydrate-binding protein → MNMKYENVYKLPFQNLRTNFKSSCNQPWVFINLLIFCGFFSIISAQAQYLKADGKYIVDGNGEEIILRGMGLGGWMLQEGYMLQTNSFANPQHEIRAAIEGVIGEENTDEFYAAWLQNHCTKTDIDSLASWGFNSVRLPMHYNLFTLPIEDEPVAGENTWLDKGFAMTDSLLNWCAANEIYLILDLHAAPGGQGNDAAISDYDNSKPSLWESDENKQKTIALWKKLAERYANEKWIGGYDLINETNWNFTAGANQNGCDESTNAPLKELFIAITDAIREVDENHIIFIEGNCWANNHSGIWPPWDDNLVISFHKYWNYNDQNSIQGFINMRNEHNIPVWLGESGENSNTWFKNAISLLEKNKIGWAWWPLKKVGSVVGPLTIDKNEGYAELLDYWENGGNAPAIEEVKAALMKLTEDLKIENCTYHKDVIDAMFRQVQQAEATSIPFTKNGIPGVVNASDFDLGSNGIAYFDNDTANYNVATGTYQAWNQGWTYRNDGVDIEATTDTTAKSNGYNIGWTADGEWLQYTVTVDSTGSYQLNLRYAAMGSESTIRLQVDGVDIIEPVKLPSTGGYNVWQTYTIEDVPLTEGSQKLKLIFKVGGLNLGYLDFELAANFSDIPFVPTHAATTEEGDVFFSLNKSIDTTGLAAITGFTITADGNAVEIESIEVEEGNNKQLVFYLNAELNDGMALKASYDGDVVKATDGTSLDTFSGFEIINNLPFHYALPAKVEAEKFTTNYGLELETTTDTGGGQNIGYTNYGDYLEYLISVEEAGDYIVEVRVASESAGGKLALKQLDADGEELNEVEVTVPVTGGWQTWQTVSEEMHLDAGRGILKLEILQPEFNVNWINFKKQTVSGIGDKTQGSLKLYPNPVKREVRIELPNKVYTTNNSVTISTVQGKVIYKKEQLKQQDFEQFSLETLQAGLYIIKLNMDDSFWSGKILIDK, encoded by the coding sequence ATGAATATGAAATATGAAAACGTTTACAAATTACCATTCCAAAACCTGAGAACTAATTTTAAAAGTTCCTGCAATCAACCTTGGGTTTTTATAAATTTACTAATTTTTTGTGGTTTTTTTTCTATAATTTCTGCTCAAGCGCAATATCTAAAAGCTGATGGTAAATATATAGTAGATGGAAATGGAGAAGAAATTATCTTACGTGGTATGGGTTTGGGAGGATGGATGCTGCAAGAAGGATATATGTTGCAAACCAACAGTTTTGCTAATCCACAACACGAAATTAGAGCAGCCATTGAAGGCGTAATTGGAGAAGAGAACACAGATGAATTTTATGCTGCTTGGTTACAAAACCACTGCACAAAAACGGATATAGACTCACTAGCTTCTTGGGGTTTTAATTCTGTGCGCTTGCCCATGCACTACAACTTGTTTACTTTACCCATAGAAGACGAACCAGTTGCTGGAGAAAACACATGGTTAGATAAAGGTTTTGCCATGACAGACAGCTTGCTTAACTGGTGTGCGGCAAATGAAATATACTTGATTCTGGATTTACATGCAGCTCCTGGCGGACAAGGAAACGATGCTGCAATCTCTGATTACGATAACTCGAAACCTTCTCTTTGGGAAAGTGATGAGAACAAGCAAAAAACCATTGCATTATGGAAAAAGCTTGCAGAAAGATACGCAAATGAAAAATGGATTGGTGGTTACGATTTAATTAATGAAACCAATTGGAATTTTACAGCAGGAGCCAACCAAAACGGCTGCGACGAATCTACCAATGCTCCGTTAAAAGAGCTATTTATTGCTATTACTGATGCAATAAGAGAAGTAGATGAAAACCACATCATTTTTATTGAAGGTAACTGTTGGGCGAATAATCACAGTGGCATTTGGCCTCCTTGGGACGATAATCTGGTAATAAGCTTCCACAAATACTGGAATTACAATGACCAGAATTCGATTCAAGGATTTATTAATATGCGTAATGAACACAACATTCCGGTTTGGTTGGGTGAATCTGGTGAAAACTCTAATACATGGTTTAAAAATGCGATTTCATTATTAGAGAAGAATAAAATTGGTTGGGCTTGGTGGCCATTAAAAAAAGTAGGCTCTGTGGTTGGTCCACTTACTATAGATAAAAATGAAGGATATGCTGAGTTGTTAGATTATTGGGAAAATGGAGGTAATGCACCAGCTATAGAAGAGGTAAAAGCAGCATTAATGAAATTGACCGAAGACCTAAAGATAGAAAATTGTACCTATCACAAAGATGTAATTGATGCCATGTTTAGGCAAGTGCAGCAGGCAGAAGCTACTTCAATTCCATTTACCAAAAATGGTATTCCAGGTGTAGTAAATGCTTCCGATTTTGATTTGGGTAGCAATGGCATAGCTTATTTTGATAATGATACGGCAAATTACAATGTAGCAACCGGAACCTATCAGGCATGGAACCAAGGTTGGACTTACAGAAATGATGGAGTAGATATAGAAGCCACCACAGATACTACAGCCAAAAGTAATGGCTATAATATTGGCTGGACAGCAGATGGCGAATGGCTCCAATATACAGTTACTGTAGACTCAACTGGAAGTTACCAATTGAATCTGCGATATGCGGCTATGGGAAGTGAGTCAACTATTAGGCTTCAAGTAGATGGAGTGGATATTATTGAGCCAGTAAAACTTCCATCAACGGGTGGTTACAATGTGTGGCAAACCTATACCATCGAAGATGTTCCCCTCACCGAAGGAAGCCAGAAACTTAAACTTATTTTTAAGGTAGGTGGCTTAAATCTTGGATACTTAGATTTCGAATTGGCAGCAAATTTCAGCGATATTCCATTTGTACCAACTCATGCAGCAACTACAGAAGAAGGAGATGTTTTTTTTTCTCTTAACAAAAGTATAGACACAACTGGTCTTGCAGCAATTACTGGATTTACAATTACAGCAGATGGAAACGCGGTAGAAATTGAAAGTATAGAAGTTGAAGAAGGAAATAATAAGCAATTGGTCTTTTATTTAAATGCAGAGTTAAACGATGGAATGGCGCTAAAAGCCAGTTACGATGGAGATGTGGTGAAAGCGACAGATGGAACTAGCTTAGATACTTTTTCTGGTTTTGAGATTATAAACAACTTACCATTTCATTATGCATTGCCAGCGAAAGTAGAAGCAGAAAAATTTACTACCAATTATGGTTTAGAGCTAGAAACTACTACAGATACTGGTGGTGGGCAAAATATAGGCTATACCAATTATGGAGATTATCTGGAATACTTAATCAGTGTAGAAGAAGCAGGCGATTATATTGTAGAAGTGAGAGTAGCCAGCGAAAGTGCAGGTGGAAAGCTTGCTTTAAAACAGTTGGATGCTGATGGTGAAGAATTAAATGAAGTTGAAGTAACAGTACCAGTAACAGGAGGTTGGCAAACTTGGCAAACAGTAAGCGAAGAGATGCATTTAGATGCAGGTAGAGGAATTTTGAAGTTAGAAATCTTACAACCAGAATTTAATGTAAACTGGATCAACTTTAAAAAGCAAACAGTAAGTGGCATTGGAGATAAAACACAAGGTAGCCTAAAATTATATCCAAACCCTGTGAAAAGAGAGGTTAGAATTGAGCTCCCTAACAAAGTATACACTACAAATAATTCTGTAACTATTTCCACAGTTCAAGGGAAAGTTATATATAAAAAAGAGCAGTTAAAACAACAAGATTTTGAGCAGTTTTCTTTAGAAACACTTCAGGCAGGGCTATATATTATAAAGTTAAATATGGACGACAGTTTTTGGAGTGGTAAAATATTGATCGATAAATAA